AAATgacacaaacaaatattacCAAACTTGTACCCATCATTgaaaccctctctctctctctctctctctctctctctctctctctctctctctaataatCTATACAaaaatgatttatttatttatgtaaagAAGTACTAACCCCTCTGATTTCTGCGTCTGCTTCTCCGGATCTGAAGCTAGTCTGGTGCTATCCATGAAAAACAATGCCTGATCAGTGTTTACTCCACTACTTACTCGAAGCCTGTATTAACCAGACAgtgaaagagaaaatgggatttgtttaagagagagagagagagagagagagtggaagCTTTACAATAATTGAAATATCCACCAACCTCCAGTCCACGCAGTTGAAATACCACCACAATTACTAAACATCAATCATTTCAAAGAGGTACGATTTATGACAATATTAGGCCCACATACCCCAATTTAGGATAAGaagatcaaaagaaaaagatgtaTGGGAACATATCATTAGTAAATATTCAAGTTCTACTACATACCTATTAATATGCAGTTAGTTCTGCTGCATTTGATTAAAGTTTCATGTACGCAACCtgttcaatttcaattcaattattaTGGGGACTGGTTGCATgccagaaaattaaaataataataataataataataaggtGTTTTTGGCTAGTTGATCCACCAAACACAAAAGCATTTTAGTTTATCTATCATATTACGAAAATGCAAGCTGCAGGATCTGTCTGCTACAATACATACACTAACACTTACAATACAAATACAAGCAACAGATCAAAATTCGCGATTATCTCATATGAGCTGGGCCTTTTATCAACGCATAGGCTTCTATTCTATATGTATTGTAATGCCTTAAATATCCCAAGGAGATGTGTCGGCAGATGCGGTCGCCGGGTAGACCTGTCTTGACAATATTTTGCCGGGATAAATTTTTCCCCACGAATATTTATCTTTCCCGACACACGTTCAACGGATAGACCTTTTCCGGCGAATTTTGATCTTTCACGACAATGTTTGCTGGCAAATATTGCTCTTCCCGACAACATTTCCTTTACCAGCAAATGTTTCCGACAAAGTTCACCGCAATAGATCTCTCCCAGCAAATTTTGATCTTGCCCAATAAAGTTTTGCCGGGTAAGACCTTTCTCGACAACTTTTTGCCTATACGTATGGGATGGGGATATACGCATCTATCTCATTCATTTAGGAGATGAAGTAGAAGCCgtcttaattaattacatgGTTTTGCAGTCCATTTGAGTTTTGATTAGGATGCCCAATTATTAAGTCATATAGCCAtcacatttttttcttgtgtaaagaaaagataatggaTGTTTGATCAAACCATACATTTTTTCTTATAGGTAGATGTATATCTTTTAGTTCTGTCAGATTGTAATCATGCACACACTGATTTCATTTCTAACAGAACATTCCTTTTGTACAACAGAGAATATGATCTCAGCCATACAATTTAGTGTCAGCAATATGAGCTGCACACTTGGCATGAGCTAGGACCTATGAGACCTACACTCTAGAATCAAATCTAAGCCTTACACCTGTCAACTAACAAACTTAAACCAGTAACAGAATTTACATTTCAACATTCCCTTCTAAATTGTTAACTGGTTTAACACCAAGCAATCCTCTAAGATAGTTAAACCGATCTTTAGACAGAGCTTTAGTGAAAATGTCAGCCACTTGTTCTTCAGACCTGCAGTATCTCAAGTCCACCACTCCATCTTGTAAAGCATCTCGGATGAAATGATACCTGCGGTTGATGTGTTTGGTTTTCTGATGGAAAACAGGATTTCTTGTCATTGCAATGGCAGAAGGGTTGTCCACCATTAATGGAGTTGCATCAGTTTGCAATTCTCCAAAATCCTCTAGAACAAACCTCAACCATATTGCTTGTGTAGTAGCTTCACTTGCACTGACATACTCAGCCTCAGCTATGGAGAGAGCAACACTATGTTGCTTGACTGATGCCCAAGAAAATACTCCACTGCCAAAAGAGAAAGCATAGCCAGAGGTGCTTCTCATGTCATCTTGGCTTCCTCCccaatcactgtcacaataTCCAATTAGGAtggcttcttttcctttctgatATTCAATACCAAAATCAATGGTGCCTTGAATATACCTCAGCACTCTCTTGGCCGTTCCATAGTGTTTCTTTGTTGGACAATGCATGAATCTAGCTAATAGGCTAGCTGCAAACATTatgtctggtcttgtagctgtCAAATACAATAGGCTGCCCACAATCTGTCTGTACTCACTCTCATCTGCAGGATCACTTCCATCATCTTTGCACAATTTTTCAGTTGCCACCAGAGGAGTACTGACTGGCTTACATTGCTTCAAACCAAACTTGTCCAGCAAAGTCAGAGCATACTTCTTTTGATTTATGAAAATGCAGGATTCAGTTTGAATCACTGCCATACCAAGGAAATGATATAAAAGGCCTAGATCAGTCATTTCATACCTTCTCATCATTTCAGTCTTGAATTCATCAATTAATTCTTCACTGCTGCCTGTATACacaatgtcatcaacatagattgaGACTATTAGAGTTCCAGAGTCTTCCTTAGTCTTGCAATACAAAGTAGCCTCACTTGTGCTTCTGACATAACCACAGCTAACAAGGTAGGCATTGATTTCCTCATACCAGGCTCTTGGAGCCTGTTTCAAACCATACAAGGCTTTCTTCAACTTGTACACTTTGTCTTCATAGTTTGTAGTTACAAAACCATCCGGTTGATCTACATAGACTTCCTCCTTAAGCACACCATTTAGGAATGCAGACTTGACATCTAACTGGTATAATTTCCACCCCTTTTGAGCTGCCAAAGCTATGAGAGTTCTAATTGTGTCAAGTCTGGCCACAGGAGCAAAAGTCTCATTAAAGTCGATTCCAGGCTTTTGTGCATAGCCTTTGACCACCAGCCTAGCTTTATGCTTCTGTATTGAGCCATCAAGGTTCAATTTGGTCTTATAAACCCATTTCACACCAATCACAGGTTTATCACTTGGTCTATCAACTAGttcccaagtctcatttttctcaatcatttcCATTTCTGCTTCCATTGCCTTTTGCCAAGCTTTATCCTTTGATGCTTCAGCAAAGTTCTCTGGCTCAATGATGCTCATATTGCATCTAGCATAAATCTCAGTGATGTCTCTAAGCTTTACAGGTGTAGAACTTGGAGAATCACTTGGTGAAGTAACATTAGTAGCAGCTGTAGTTACTTGAGGTGGACTGGAAATGTCTATCATTGTTTCTTCATGCTCCTCTTCACTACTTCTAATCTGAATTGTGACAGAATCAACAGTTTGTGTGTCCCAATCCCATAGTGAGTTCTCATCAAAGATCACACTTCTAGATGTAGTGATCTTGTTGGTTTGCAAATTGTACACTCTGTACCCCTTTTCACATTTGCCATAGCCAACAAAAATGCACTTAACAGCTGCATCTTCCAGTTTAGACCTCAACTGATTAGGCACATGACAGAAACATATAGAACCAAACACTCTTAAGTGTTTAACTCCAGGCTTTCTTCCACTAAAAGCTTCAAATGGAGTGACATTATCTAAAGCTTTTGTGGGGCATCTATTCTGGATATAGACAGCTGTATTCACTGCCTCTCCCCAAAATTTGTATGGtagtttcttctctttcatcATTGTCTTGCTCATCTCAACAATGGTCCTGTTCTTTCTCTCAGCAAccccattttgctgaggtgaATAGGCCACGGTTAGTTGTCTTTCCAACCCAATTTCTTCACAAAACTGCAGAAATTCAGCAGAGGTATATTCCCCACCTCTGTCACTCCTAAGTTTCTTCAGTTTGTATCCACTTTGTAGTTCTACCATAGCcttaaatttcttgaaaatattaaaaacttCTGACTTGAATTGCATGAAGTACACCCAGCACATTCTGGTGCAGTCATCAATGAAagtcaaaaaatatttgtttccaCCTATTGATGTGGTCTGCATTGGACCACAAACATCTGAATGAACCAGCTCCAGAGGTAAACTAGCTCTCCAAATTTTCTCTTTACCAAAAGCCTCTCTGTGGGATTTTCCAATTGCACAGTCTTGGCAAATTCtgtttgcatttccaatttcagGCAGACCATAGACCAGCTCCTGTTGTTGTAACAACTTCAGACTCTGCATATTCAAATGGCCAAACCTCCTATGCCAATACCAAGTGGATTCTTCAATTGTTGCTTTCATAGACTGATCTTTAGAGCTCACATTCAAGCTAGAGAAAGCCTTCTCAGTCACTCTCTCATTATGCCTCTGCAGCCTTTGTTCATGAGATTTTAGAGAGCCTATAACCTCTTGAACCCCTATAGTTTCTGTATCTTTTGTCTCCTCTATAACCTCAGCAATGGAATCATATTCTCTGGATAAACTAATCAAGAGTTTCTGAACAATTCTCTATTCAGTTAACTCTTCACCATAAGCCTTCATTTGATTTACTAGCTCAAGTAATTTAGTGACATATCCAGACAATGATTCATCATCATGCATACGAgtgtattcaaattctctcctaagagcttgaagtttcaCAGATCTTACCTTCTTGTCTCCTCTGAATTCTTGCTGCAGGATTTCCCATGCTTCCTTGGCTGATTCCTTCAAGGCAATTCTGGGAAAAATATCATCAGAAACTGCATTCTGAATCAGGCCCAATGCCTTAGCATCTTTGGCAATACTTTCTTCCACAGCAAGCTTTTGAGCTGCTGTCagatcttctccttcttccttcttcacaGATTGCTCATATCCATTCTCAACCAGATCCCACAGCTTGTGAGATTTGAAGATTGTGCACATCTTTATTCTCCAGAAATCGTAGTTGCTTCCATTGAAGATGGGAGCACGAAGCTCACTCATGCTAGATCCAGCCATGTGAGACTAGATAATGCTTCCTTCAACTGGATTGATTTCACTACGCCCAGTCTCAGATCAGAACCTTCGCTACTGATACCATGTTGAAGTTTCTATAGAATTGTAGATTTCTTGCACACAAAGTATATGAGACAAAGTTttagagagaaaggagagggagagaatcTGTTTGGCAGATTGTAATCATGCACACACTGATTTCATTTCTAACAGAACATTCCTTTTGTACAACAGAGAATATGATCTCAGCCATACAATTTAGTGTCAGCAATATGAGCTGCACACTTGGCATGAGCTAGGACATATGAGACCTATACTCTAGAATCAAATCTAAGCCTTACACCTGTCAACTAACAAACTTAAACCAGTAATAGAATTTACATTTCAACAAGCAACCCCAATCCAAAAATGTCCAAATGCAAcagtttcatacaaattcGTGTTTGTGGAGGTGTATAAATACGCAACAAAGTCGAGCACTGCAATTTCATAGTCGAACACCCGCAATTTCAATTTCCCTCTCTCTAGTTCTCTATCCTTGTCTCTCCCTCCCTTCTAATCTCTCtatattttcctcttcaaaGCCCCTTTTTCTCTCGACCCTTCCCCTCCTTTCTTCTCCCTTCTTCTTCGTCCCCCTTCTCTGCAACTCCTTTGCTCTTTTAGCTTGAGCAAGTTTAGGGCTTCTCTGATACAAGCCACCCATCTCTTACCCTAAGATATTCCCACCTTCTAACCATGCCAAAGGCTTTGACAGCCTCTAAAACcccaaaccaaaacaaacccacTTGTCGTTTATGCCCATAATCAAAATTCTACCAACACTATGAACTATTttgagagaagaggaagatatTGTGTTAACATTAATAATAAGTAGAGAGCACCTTCTTCAAAGGGAAAGATAGATGTAGATTTCATCTAATCTTTCACAGAGTagcaacaaatttttaaagcATCACAACACTTCCCTGGAAGAATTTCTCAAACTTTTCTTTATGAGAATCGACCACAAGAAGCTTTGAAAATGGAGATGGAGGAGGTGTGAACTCTGGGGGAGTGGAAATTATGGCAAAAAcatgtaattttttaaaaacatatgAGGGTAGTATAGGGATTATGAAAGTTTCATTAAAAGCTCCGCATGCTTCAAAAAGAACCAGATTTTAAAACCACATCGCCACCCGCTTCTCAAATCTGCTGCTACTAACCgtgattttgaaaaaaagcaGCTTTCACTTGTTTTACCAAACACCTAAAGtcagaaaattttaaaaataagctgctttttttaaaagcacaGCATTTCCAAACTAAGCCGAAGTAGAAGCCGTCTTACATGGTTTTGCAGTCCATTTGAGTaaagaaaagataatggaTGTTTGATCAAACGATACATGCTCTAAGTGCTGTTTTATGGCCAAAAAGATTTGAATTAGCCAAGTCAGAATTCAAAACACATGCACAAAGATTTAAAAGTACTAGCTAATactgaaaaacaaattaacagAAAGGGATAGAACTTGTCATCATTGTAGTTTTATTAAGCTAGAGCTCTTTATTTCACACATACAATTTAAGTTAAAGCTCACTCTCCATGAGCTATAATACTCTCTTAAACTCTAGCACAGCCAACTACTTACATGCATGCAACTTCTATTGCATCAGGCTACCATTCTAATTCCTTGTCCTTGTTCAAACTGCTCCCTACACATCCTTTGACACTCCTGTTGCTGTGGACCATATTGCCCCTGCATCTTGCACCCTTCCTGGCATTGCTCTAGCTGCCTTATTTTCTCAGTACACTCTTCCTGGCACTGCTCCTGCTGCTCCCTCCTGGGGCGCTCCCATTGGCAACGCGACCGGCACTGCTGCTCGTATTCCTGCTGCATCATTTGCCCAACACAGTATTCCTGACACTCTTGCTGTCTCATTGGGTCGCGCTCCGATTGGCAATGTTGCCGGCACTGCTGCTCaacttgctgctgctgctgctgccctTGAAAAACACCCTGCTGCTGCCCCTGCGTGCACGTTCTTACACACTTTAGCCGCTCCCGCGGATCTCTGGTTATCATCTTACATCGTTGCAGGCACTGGCGCCCTCCTCCTTGACCTTGCTGCTGCTGGCAAGCTCTTTCGCACATCTCTCGGTCTGGACTCCGGATGCATTGCTCACGGCACGGCAAGTGATGTCCCTGCTCCTGCTGCCTGCACATTCTCAGGCACTGTTCTTGCTGCTGCGGCCACCTTGCTTCCCTCATGCAACGATCTTCACATGACTGGCCATGGGATGAACACATTTGCAAGCACTCCCCCACTTTCGACTGATCA
The window above is part of the Prunus dulcis chromosome 1, ALMONDv2, whole genome shotgun sequence genome. Proteins encoded here:
- the LOC117615767 gene encoding vicilin Car i 2.0101-like, yielding MATMTKAELPLLVLFLSTLLLATSVPSVRAQVTCEEGCYSISDQSKVGECLQMCSSHGQSCEDRCMREARWPQQQEQCLRMCRQQEQGHHLPCREQCIRSPDREMCERACQQQQGQGGGRQCLQRCKMITRDPRERLKCVRTCTQGQQQGVFQGQQQQQQVEQQCRQHCQSERDPMRQQECQEYCVGQMMQQEYEQQCRSRCQWERPRREQQEQCQEECTEKIRQLEQCQEGCKMQGQYGPQQQECQRMCREQFEQGQGIRMVA